A genomic stretch from Dyella sp. M7H15-1 includes:
- a CDS encoding CBS domain-containing protein, which translates to MRQVKHLLATKGSDIFAIAPEAPVLEAIKHMAERCVGALLVMRGEQLVGIVSERDYARKVILQGRSSAQTAVSEIMSSPVLTVEPETDVFDCMRMCTDSRVRHLPVVHGNRVLGVISIGDLVKEVISAQAEQIDQLQRYITS; encoded by the coding sequence ATGCGTCAGGTCAAGCATTTGCTGGCTACAAAAGGCAGTGACATTTTCGCTATTGCGCCAGAAGCACCCGTACTGGAAGCGATCAAACACATGGCCGAACGATGTGTTGGCGCATTGCTGGTGATGCGTGGCGAGCAACTGGTAGGCATTGTTTCCGAACGCGATTACGCGCGAAAGGTGATCCTGCAGGGACGCTCGTCCGCGCAGACCGCCGTATCCGAGATCATGAGCAGCCCGGTGCTCACCGTGGAGCCTGAGACGGACGTGTTCGATTGCATGCGTATGTGCACCGACAGCCGCGTCCGCCATCTGCCAGTGGTCCATGGCAACCGCGTGCTGGGCGTGATTTCAATCGGCGACCTGGTCAAGGAAGTGATCAGCGCGCAGGCCGAGCAGATCGACCAATTGCAGCGCTACATCACCAGCTAA
- a CDS encoding glycosyltransferase family 2 protein has translation MLRLTVVVPAYNESAVLTAFHERLLKVLDPLPLHSDVLYVDDGSRDDTWPIMQSLATADPRVGALKLSRNFGKEAALTAGLDHVDADAAVIIDADLQDPPELIPQLVEQWQAGYDVVYATRSARAGETGFKRFTAAAFYRTMEVMSDVAVPRDTGDFRLLSRRALGALSQLRERQRFMKGLFAWIGYRQTSVKYLRDPRLAGKTKWNYSHLSQLAIEGITSFSSAPLKLATWTGLAAALLAFLLGLKVLIKALLHGDPVPGYPSLMVVVLFLGGIQLLALGVIGEYLGRNYAESKQRPLYFIEEEHLPAAQGAIHTNATQRR, from the coding sequence ATGCTGCGACTTACCGTTGTCGTTCCCGCCTATAACGAATCGGCCGTCCTCACGGCATTTCACGAACGCCTGCTCAAGGTGCTGGACCCGCTTCCGCTGCATAGCGATGTCTTGTATGTCGACGACGGCAGTCGTGACGACACCTGGCCGATCATGCAATCGCTGGCCACGGCTGATCCGCGCGTCGGCGCGCTCAAGCTGTCACGGAACTTTGGCAAGGAGGCGGCTCTGACGGCAGGGCTCGATCATGTGGATGCCGATGCAGCGGTGATCATCGACGCCGACTTGCAAGATCCGCCCGAACTGATTCCGCAACTGGTTGAACAATGGCAAGCAGGTTACGACGTGGTTTATGCCACGCGTAGCGCTCGTGCCGGGGAAACCGGCTTCAAGCGTTTCACTGCGGCAGCGTTCTATCGCACCATGGAAGTGATGTCGGATGTTGCCGTACCGCGTGATACAGGCGATTTTCGCCTGCTTTCGCGTCGCGCCCTCGGCGCATTGTCACAATTGCGTGAGCGGCAACGGTTCATGAAGGGACTGTTCGCCTGGATCGGCTATCGACAGACCTCGGTCAAGTATTTGCGCGATCCGCGCCTGGCCGGCAAGACGAAATGGAACTATTCGCACCTCAGCCAGCTCGCCATAGAAGGCATCACCTCGTTTTCCAGCGCGCCACTGAAGCTGGCCACGTGGACAGGTCTGGCGGCAGCGCTACTAGCCTTTCTGCTCGGCTTGAAAGTACTAATCAAAGCATTGCTGCATGGTGATCCAGTTCCCGGTTACCCAAGCCTGATGGTGGTGGTGCTTTTCCTGGGTGGCATCCAGTTGCTGGCGCTTGGCGTTATCGGCGAATACCTCGGTCGCAACTACGCCGAGAGCAAGCAGCGGCCGCTGTACTTCATTGAAGAGGAACATCTTCCAGCCGCCCAGGGCGCCATTCACACCAACGCCACGCAGCGGCGCTAA
- the mtgA gene encoding monofunctional biosynthetic peptidoglycan transglycosylase: protein MLHPPPIRRLLRYAGLVILSWVALSWFIVLVLRFVPPWTSAMMMERQLDALIHGEKDFHLQHHWVPWSRVSPWVPMAMVAGEDQKFPFHHGFDFDSIQNAIDAADDGKRLRGASTISQQTAKNLFLWNGRSFARKGLEAYFTVLLEITWPKRRILEVYMNIAQLGDGIYGVGAASDAFFRTSPAQLGPAQAARLAAVLPNPDRFRVDHPSSYVMERSHWIEQQMDQLGGPAYLQGTQAPRDTERSQRH from the coding sequence ATGCTGCATCCTCCTCCAATCCGCCGACTGCTACGTTATGCCGGCCTCGTGATCCTGTCATGGGTCGCACTGAGCTGGTTTATCGTGCTGGTGCTACGTTTCGTGCCGCCCTGGACATCGGCGATGATGATGGAACGCCAGCTCGACGCCCTGATCCACGGCGAGAAGGATTTCCACCTGCAGCACCACTGGGTGCCCTGGTCGCGCGTCTCGCCATGGGTGCCGATGGCAATGGTGGCCGGCGAGGACCAGAAATTCCCGTTCCACCACGGCTTCGACTTCGACTCCATCCAGAACGCCATCGATGCCGCGGATGACGGCAAACGCCTCCGCGGCGCCAGCACGATCAGCCAGCAGACTGCCAAGAACTTGTTCCTGTGGAACGGCCGCAGCTTCGCACGCAAGGGGCTGGAGGCGTACTTCACTGTACTGCTGGAAATCACTTGGCCGAAACGCCGCATCTTGGAGGTATATATGAACATTGCCCAGCTCGGTGATGGCATCTACGGAGTGGGTGCGGCCAGCGATGCCTTCTTCCGCACGTCACCCGCGCAGCTTGGCCCCGCCCAGGCCGCTCGTCTCGCCGCCGTGCTGCCCAATCCGGATCGCTTCCGCGTAGACCACCCCAGCTCCTACGTCATGGAACGCAGCCACTGGATCGAGCAGCAGATGGACCAACTTGGCGGCCCAGCCTACCTGCAAGGCACCCAAGCACCACGCGATACCGAACGTTCCCAGCGGCACTGA
- a CDS encoding Hsp33 family molecular chaperone HslO yields METVLVEDVLHRFLLECAGVRGVIVRLGSAWREVASRMDYPTPLRDLLGQSLAASALLTGNIKLEGALSIELKSTGALRLLFAECSDTGRLRGLARWNDALPKALVLSDMPEAIMAITIGHAERGQRYQGLVDLHHPELAAALENYFQQSEQLPARIVLAANDQHAVGLMLQKLPGEGGRDAVQDEDAWLRIEHLTATLGSEELLATPPEELLYRLYHEETVRLFQPRPLAFGCSCSRERVESMLRSLGREEIEATLEAQHGIIEVTCEFCARSYTFDRVDAQHLLSGGNATSVTVQ; encoded by the coding sequence GTGGAAACCGTGCTTGTCGAGGATGTGCTCCATCGTTTTTTGCTTGAGTGCGCCGGCGTTCGGGGCGTGATCGTGCGCCTCGGGTCGGCTTGGCGCGAGGTGGCCAGTCGGATGGACTATCCCACACCGTTGCGGGATCTGCTGGGCCAATCGCTGGCGGCGAGCGCGCTGCTTACGGGCAATATCAAGCTCGAAGGGGCTCTGTCCATCGAGTTGAAGAGCACGGGTGCCCTGCGGCTATTGTTCGCTGAATGCTCCGATACAGGGCGTTTGCGTGGGCTGGCGCGCTGGAATGATGCGCTGCCAAAAGCCTTGGTGTTGAGTGACATGCCCGAAGCAATCATGGCCATCACCATCGGTCATGCCGAGCGCGGCCAGCGCTATCAGGGCCTGGTCGATCTCCATCATCCCGAGTTGGCCGCCGCGCTGGAGAACTACTTCCAGCAATCAGAGCAGTTGCCAGCGCGCATTGTGTTGGCCGCCAACGATCAACACGCGGTAGGCCTGATGCTGCAGAAGCTGCCTGGCGAAGGTGGACGCGATGCAGTCCAGGATGAGGATGCGTGGCTCCGCATCGAGCACCTCACGGCCACGCTAGGCAGCGAGGAGTTGCTCGCCACGCCACCGGAAGAGTTGCTTTATCGTCTCTATCATGAAGAAACAGTGCGATTGTTCCAGCCGCGCCCGCTGGCGTTCGGTTGCAGTTGCTCGCGGGAGCGCGTGGAATCCATGTTGCGTTCGTTGGGGCGCGAGGAAATCGAAGCAACGCTGGAGGCACAGCATGGCATCATCGAGGTGACATGCGAATTTTGCGCGCGCAGCTACACTTTCGATCGCGTGGATGCGCAACATTTGCTGAGTGGCGGCAACGCGACCAGCGTCACCGTGCAGTAA
- a CDS encoding EAL domain-containing protein, whose amino-acid sequence MERLFQAVDADSVLNTCRTALDHLGIHGELYWIAPDVEKPAVPGKLCLTNDPQSLQTLVFSGDLALLNDIASAELSWLGRLAGTRLRQLSETGRLYEAISRLAMAERLQRSLYAIAELAGTAHNMVEMMRSLHAIVGMLMYAENFYIALLDESAENITFPYSIDEIETARVPRRIGNGATEYVLKHGKPLLADRHTFEHLATTGDCLEVGAKSVCWLGVPLVWDDKVMGVLAVQSYSPKHIYDTRDQELLTFVSYHIANALQRKQTSESLKQAYVNLERRVTERTRALALANRDLREQIAERERVERRLMYATLHDSLTGLPNRTLLLQRLGQALQAYHADSNKLFAVLFIDLDRFKVINDSVGHLIGDDLLFQAGSRIRACLKTRDLVARLGGDEFAVLLEGINNTRKANVIAERIIAKLHVPFRLGVKEIFTSASIGIALPGAHYQQPEELLRDADAAMYRAKDEGRHRAALFDDRLRREVLSLLEMEGDLRRALNRHEFVPFYQPIVCLDDRRTVGYEALLRWRHPDRGLLCPGDFLAVAEENGSAENIDWQIFEQVASQASMLAGSDGFVSLNVSGRHFRLLDLDERLLTLLRTYHVNPRSLRIEVTERTLLENPAQVKRILNNLRRHGVSIALDDFGTGYSSLSYLHQYPIETLKIDRIFITELAKAGSHSLPVVRAIQVLADSLQMQVIAEGIEEEAQQHALQQIGCRYGQGFLFARPQTAEVWLGNVSTVG is encoded by the coding sequence ATGGAGCGGCTCTTTCAGGCAGTGGATGCGGATAGCGTACTGAACACCTGCCGGACTGCCTTGGACCATCTTGGCATCCACGGCGAACTCTACTGGATAGCTCCGGACGTCGAAAAACCGGCCGTGCCCGGCAAGTTGTGCCTAACCAATGATCCGCAGAGCCTGCAAACCCTGGTCTTCAGCGGTGACTTGGCCCTGCTGAACGACATCGCCAGCGCAGAGTTAAGCTGGCTGGGCCGGCTCGCCGGCACTCGCCTGCGCCAATTGAGCGAAACAGGTCGGCTTTACGAAGCTATTTCCCGCCTGGCCATGGCCGAGCGCCTGCAACGGTCCTTGTATGCCATCGCCGAGCTGGCTGGCACCGCGCACAATATGGTCGAGATGATGCGGTCCCTGCACGCCATCGTCGGCATGCTGATGTATGCGGAAAACTTCTACATCGCCCTGCTCGACGAAAGCGCGGAGAACATTACTTTCCCCTATTCGATCGACGAGATCGAAACCGCACGCGTCCCACGCCGTATCGGCAATGGCGCCACCGAATACGTACTCAAGCACGGCAAACCGCTGCTGGCCGATCGCCACACCTTCGAACATCTCGCCACTACCGGCGATTGCCTGGAGGTCGGGGCCAAATCCGTGTGCTGGCTCGGCGTGCCACTCGTGTGGGACGACAAGGTCATGGGCGTCCTCGCTGTGCAGAGTTATTCACCCAAGCATATCTACGACACACGCGACCAGGAGCTGCTCACATTCGTGAGCTACCACATCGCCAATGCCTTGCAACGCAAGCAGACCAGCGAATCGTTGAAACAAGCTTATGTCAACCTGGAACGACGCGTTACCGAGCGCACGCGCGCGCTGGCGCTGGCCAATCGCGATCTGCGTGAACAGATTGCCGAGCGCGAACGCGTCGAACGCAGGCTGATGTACGCAACCCTGCACGATTCGCTGACCGGCTTGCCCAACCGTACTCTGCTGCTACAACGCCTAGGCCAGGCGTTGCAGGCTTACCACGCCGATTCGAACAAACTGTTCGCGGTACTGTTCATCGACCTTGACCGCTTCAAAGTCATCAACGACTCGGTGGGTCACCTGATCGGTGACGATCTACTGTTCCAGGCAGGCAGCCGCATCCGTGCCTGCCTGAAAACCCGCGACCTGGTGGCACGTCTGGGCGGTGACGAATTCGCCGTGCTGCTGGAAGGCATCAACAACACCCGCAAGGCGAACGTGATTGCCGAGCGGATCATTGCCAAACTGCATGTACCTTTCCGTTTAGGTGTCAAGGAAATTTTCACCTCGGCTTCGATCGGTATCGCCTTGCCTGGCGCGCATTACCAGCAACCCGAAGAATTGCTGCGCGACGCCGATGCCGCGATGTATCGCGCCAAGGACGAAGGTCGTCATCGTGCCGCGCTATTCGATGATCGCCTGCGCCGGGAAGTACTGTCGCTGCTGGAAATGGAAGGTGACCTGCGGCGCGCGTTGAACCGCCACGAATTCGTGCCGTTCTACCAACCGATTGTTTGCCTGGATGACCGCCGTACGGTCGGTTACGAAGCGCTGCTGCGCTGGCGCCACCCTGATCGCGGCCTGCTGTGTCCGGGTGATTTCCTGGCCGTTGCCGAGGAAAATGGCAGCGCGGAAAACATCGATTGGCAGATCTTCGAGCAAGTGGCTTCGCAGGCGAGCATGCTCGCCGGTAGCGATGGTTTTGTGAGCCTCAATGTATCTGGCCGGCACTTTCGTCTGCTCGATCTCGATGAGCGCCTGCTCACCCTGCTGCGCACGTATCACGTGAATCCACGTTCGCTGCGTATTGAAGTAACCGAACGCACGCTACTGGAAAATCCGGCGCAGGTGAAACGCATTCTCAACAACCTGCGCCGGCACGGCGTGAGCATTGCCCTGGATGATTTCGGTACCGGCTATTCATCACTGAGCTATCTGCACCAATACCCGATCGAAACGCTAAAGATCGATCGCATCTTCATTACCGAACTGGCCAAAGCGGGCAGCCACAGCCTGCCCGTAGTGCGCGCCATCCAGGTGCTGGCCGACTCGCTGCAGATGCAGGTGATTGCTGAAGGTATCGAGGAGGAGGCCCAACAGCACGCGCTGCAGCAGATCGGTTGCCGCTACGGCCAAGGCTTCCTGTTTGCCCGACCACAGACGGCAGAAGTGTGGCTGGGGAACGTCAGCACTGTCGGCTGA
- a CDS encoding phosphoenolpyruvate carboxykinase (GTP), with translation MTSKLDSLDQWVKDVAATTRPATIHWCDGSDTEYRTLVQHMLRSGDLIELNQQTHPGCYLHRSSPSDVARVEHLTFVCTKDETDAGPNNHWMAPADAHAKMNALFQGCMEGRTMYVIPYCMGPIDSPLSRCGVEITDSPYVVVNMRTMTRMGAAALARIEQEGTFVKGLHSTGELDPERRFIMHFPEELSIQSYGSGYGGNALLGKKCHALRIASYQARAEGWLAEHMLIVGVENPHGQTHYIAAAFPSACGKTNLAMLIPPAGYRKDGWRVWTIGDDICWMRPGADGRLYAINPEAGFFGVAPGTSDNSNPNALTTIAQDTIFTNVAVTADNQPWWEGLPGTPVTDWQGRPYDPAKGPAAHPNSRFTVSAKQCPTWSSKAEDAQGVPISAIVFGGRRPSLVPLVMEARDWTHGVLMGAAMGSETTAAATGAVGVLRRDSMAMKPFCGYHYGDYFTHWLSFDKPGAKLPKIFHVNWFRKGKDGKFLWPGFGDNLRVLEWMIARVEGKVRGAETAIGTVPANGELKLDGLNLPCETLVELLDVNNDGWQTELHAISKYLDSFAERLPARLRQEQQRVARALETPRKAINA, from the coding sequence ATGACGAGCAAGCTGGATTCGCTCGATCAATGGGTGAAAGACGTGGCGGCCACAACCCGCCCCGCGACAATCCATTGGTGCGATGGCTCCGATACCGAATATCGGACGCTGGTACAGCACATGCTGCGCAGCGGAGATCTGATCGAACTCAATCAGCAGACCCATCCAGGCTGCTACCTGCATCGCTCCAGCCCATCGGATGTGGCGCGCGTGGAGCATCTGACCTTCGTCTGCACGAAGGACGAAACCGATGCAGGCCCCAACAATCATTGGATGGCCCCGGCCGATGCGCACGCCAAGATGAATGCGTTGTTCCAGGGCTGCATGGAAGGCCGCACCATGTACGTCATTCCGTACTGCATGGGGCCGATCGATTCGCCGCTGTCACGTTGCGGCGTGGAAATCACTGATAGTCCGTATGTGGTGGTGAACATGCGCACCATGACGCGCATGGGTGCCGCAGCCCTTGCTCGCATCGAGCAGGAAGGCACATTCGTAAAGGGTCTGCACTCTACCGGCGAACTGGATCCGGAGCGCCGTTTTATCATGCATTTTCCGGAAGAGCTGTCGATCCAGTCGTATGGTTCCGGCTACGGTGGCAACGCGCTACTCGGCAAGAAGTGCCACGCGCTTCGTATCGCCAGCTATCAGGCACGCGCTGAAGGCTGGCTGGCCGAGCACATGCTTATCGTCGGCGTCGAAAATCCGCACGGCCAAACACACTACATCGCTGCGGCCTTCCCGTCGGCATGTGGAAAAACCAATCTCGCGATGTTGATTCCACCGGCAGGTTATCGCAAGGACGGTTGGCGCGTGTGGACCATCGGCGACGACATCTGCTGGATGCGCCCAGGGGCGGATGGGCGTCTGTACGCCATCAACCCCGAGGCCGGCTTCTTTGGCGTGGCACCGGGCACCAGCGACAACAGCAACCCTAACGCACTGACCACCATCGCTCAGGACACCATCTTTACCAACGTGGCGGTCACGGCCGACAACCAGCCCTGGTGGGAGGGCCTGCCTGGCACGCCAGTCACCGACTGGCAGGGTCGTCCTTATGACCCAGCCAAGGGTCCTGCCGCGCACCCGAATTCGCGTTTTACCGTCAGCGCCAAGCAATGCCCCACTTGGTCATCGAAGGCCGAAGATGCGCAAGGTGTGCCGATCAGCGCCATCGTATTCGGTGGCCGCCGTCCGTCATTAGTACCGTTGGTGATGGAGGCGCGCGACTGGACGCACGGCGTGCTGATGGGTGCGGCGATGGGTTCGGAAACGACAGCTGCAGCGACCGGTGCCGTGGGTGTGTTGCGTAGGGACTCGATGGCCATGAAGCCGTTTTGCGGCTATCACTACGGCGATTACTTCACACACTGGCTGTCGTTCGACAAGCCGGGCGCCAAGTTGCCGAAGATCTTCCACGTGAATTGGTTCCGCAAAGGCAAGGATGGCAAGTTCCTGTGGCCGGGCTTCGGCGATAATCTGCGTGTACTGGAGTGGATGATCGCCCGCGTGGAAGGCAAGGTACGCGGCGCGGAAACCGCCATCGGCACCGTGCCCGCCAATGGCGAATTGAAACTGGATGGCCTGAACTTGCCGTGCGAAACATTGGTCGAGCTTCTCGACGTCAACAACGACGGCTGGCAGACCGAACTGCATGCCATCAGCAAATACCTCGACAGCTTCGCCGAGCGCCTGCCCGCTCGCCTACGACAGGAACAGCAACGCGTCGCCCGCGCGCTGGAAACACCACGCAAGGCGATTAACGCTTGA
- a CDS encoding TetR/AcrR family transcriptional regulator, whose amino-acid sequence MNVRQKPERTRLSAEDWEDAALNLIAEQGVGALAVEALARQLGVTKGSFYWHFRTREALLQAALERWEQYGEREIISQIEAIPDPRERLPELFRRVAHELHPHRVYAALLNALDHPLVVPVMARVSKRRTEFLHEAYIEAGLEIDEALNRARLTYAAYVGFLQLNFTLGLPRLSHEEFDAYVEHMIATLIPD is encoded by the coding sequence ATGAATGTCCGCCAAAAACCAGAACGCACGCGTCTTTCCGCCGAAGATTGGGAAGATGCCGCCCTCAACCTGATCGCCGAACAAGGTGTCGGCGCGCTGGCCGTCGAGGCGTTGGCTCGCCAGCTCGGCGTTACCAAAGGCAGTTTTTACTGGCATTTCCGCACGCGCGAAGCCCTGCTTCAGGCCGCACTGGAACGCTGGGAGCAGTACGGCGAGCGCGAAATCATCAGCCAGATCGAAGCAATCCCCGATCCGCGCGAGCGCCTGCCCGAACTGTTCCGCCGCGTCGCCCATGAGCTGCACCCGCACCGCGTTTACGCCGCCTTGTTGAACGCATTGGACCACCCACTGGTGGTGCCGGTGATGGCACGCGTCTCAAAGCGGCGTACGGAATTTCTTCATGAGGCGTACATCGAGGCCGGGCTGGAGATCGATGAAGCGCTCAACCGCGCCCGTTTGACCTACGCCGCCTATGTCGGCTTTCTGCAGCTCAATTTCACACTTGGTCTGCCAAGGTTGTCCCATGAAGAGTTCGACGCCTACGTCGAACATATGATCGCGACCCTGATTCCGGATTAA
- a CDS encoding alpha/beta hydrolase codes for MESHSPVRTSCRTADGLSLAVDLYNASGQPTLLFAHGFGQTRGAWNAAAATMAAQGCRCVSFDSRGHGESDRVPGGEYHMEQFVEDLLGLARAQPKPPILVGASMGGLLGLVVAGEMRPIPFRALVLVDITPRWETSGVERILAFMQAHPDGFASYVEAAEQIAAYLPQRRERKSEQQLRPLLREGTDGRLRWHWDPDLLAGGLVSESERYQPRLLAAASTVEVPVLLLSGECSDVVSRHTVDEFLSLAPHARHAEVPGATHMLAGDANDAFTAQIAGFIASLESVDADEAIEQPATRC; via the coding sequence ATGGAATCTCATTCGCCCGTTCGAACGTCTTGCCGCACTGCCGATGGCTTGTCCCTGGCGGTGGATCTGTATAACGCCTCGGGACAGCCAACACTGTTGTTCGCGCATGGCTTTGGCCAAACTCGCGGTGCATGGAACGCGGCGGCTGCGACCATGGCTGCACAGGGTTGCCGTTGCGTGAGTTTCGACAGCCGAGGTCACGGCGAAAGCGATCGTGTTCCCGGTGGCGAATACCACATGGAGCAGTTTGTCGAAGATCTGCTCGGCCTGGCTCGAGCCCAGCCGAAGCCGCCCATCCTGGTCGGTGCTTCGATGGGCGGTCTGCTGGGTCTGGTGGTGGCCGGAGAGATGCGGCCGATACCATTCCGTGCACTGGTACTGGTCGATATCACGCCACGCTGGGAAACTTCCGGCGTCGAGCGCATTCTTGCCTTCATGCAAGCGCATCCCGACGGATTCGCCAGTTATGTAGAAGCTGCCGAGCAGATTGCGGCATACCTGCCGCAGCGGCGCGAGCGCAAGAGCGAGCAGCAACTGCGCCCGCTGTTGCGCGAAGGCACAGATGGTCGCCTGCGTTGGCATTGGGACCCGGATTTGCTGGCAGGAGGCCTGGTCAGCGAGAGCGAGCGCTATCAACCGCGCCTGCTTGCCGCGGCATCCACGGTTGAAGTGCCGGTGTTGTTGCTTTCTGGTGAGTGCAGCGATGTCGTGTCACGCCACACCGTAGATGAATTCCTGTCCCTGGCGCCGCATGCCCGCCATGCCGAGGTACCAGGGGCTACCCATATGTTGGCCGGTGACGCGAACGATGCATTCACGGCCCAAATAGCAGGCTTTATCGCGAGCCTGGAATCCGTCGACGCCGACGAGGCGATCGAGCAACCTGCAACGAGGTGTTGA